From Nymphalis io chromosome 29, ilAglIoxx1.1, whole genome shotgun sequence:
TCCTAACACAtattacgcttaattggagggataAATTAGGAATATCAATAATTCCTCAAAACGgacaatgatattatttatttattaaattaaataatcttacttttcaattttaaatgtgttttccTTACAGTGGGGGAAAATGTGACTTAAtagataaatgataaaaagtatagataaaaaatattttaaggaaaatcataaagaaaatataaagatttaatcTGCTAACAGTACTTAAGTCTTATCTTTGTCAAATATTTAGATCAGATACGCATATACATAGTACAAGGGTATTAACTAAATCGCCTCCCCGGCGTTGCTTGCGTGGAAGCAGTAGTTTGGTAGGGCTGTGTGCCCTTCACGGTAGCGcgtgaaagcgatcccgtggcgctcctcgttaagacggaaagggtaccgctggttttttagtgggtattccgatgttcggagcgcaCTCGGTGTCTTGGACACtgcccgtgggggaaacgcgtaacgttattccagcgttaaaaaaagggctGTGTGCCTGTCTGGGtcccacccgctcatcagatattgcaccgctaaacagcaatatttaatattgttgttttccggtttgaagagacagtgtaactacaggcacaagggagtttcgttcccaaggtcggtggcgcattggtgttaaggaatagttaatatttcttacataggtGGTGGCTACTTAAAATCAGGTGACCAGCCTGTACATATTAAAAAGATTGAATTCAAAAAACCGTGAGGAGTTTTTGGCTTACCCTTTAAATTGGATATTTAAATTCGGATGTTATTATTGCGATAAcggttttattgtttgtaatcgGAGATCACATCTTTGAAGTGCATGTGAGAGATCGATTGAAGATTTTtcttctcattttttttttttaatatctttttatatttctatctcCACCTCTTTTGAATTTATCCTTCTTCGAGGTTAAATTCTGCAATTAATCAGATTTGCGAATTGATTGATTCAAATCTCATATCGCTCTACTTTAGGGAAATTAGTTAATCAAtgctgtctccttctttcgtatgtcaaaccaatgatgacagaaagagaggaatcagtgtttaacaaaacagtcgctaagcaacggctataagtaaggctgttagTGTTTTacttaatagtttatatattattaagggttgactgcttcgttggtctagtggcttgatgtatgGCCGCAGATCCgggggtcctgggttcaattaccGGGTctggccagtaaaaagttattgggtttttctatcagaaaaattctcagtagcagcccggagtctggaagttggaagtgtgtacactcccgtgcctcggaaagcacgtaaagccgttggtcctgcgcctgaactctttctggtcgtgtcggattgccgtcccatcggattatgagagttatggaatagagagtgcacctgtattcgcgcacacactcgtgcactataatctcccctgcgcagttggctaatctctcttgagattggccgccgtggccgaaatcggtctgcaggacattattattattaagcgtTGAGATTCATTgcttcctttaaaaaaaaattggtataaaagaataactaatGATTTTCTTaccttattgttgtgttccggtttgcaggATGAGATagccagtaattacaggcacaagggacataacatcttaattcccaaggttgggggtgcattggcgatgtaagcgatgattaacatttcttacaatgccaatgtttatgggctttggtgaccgcttaccatcaggtggcccatatgctcgtccacctacctgtaccataaaaaaaaaaaaacaaatacggagtaaagttaaacaaaccttagacATGATACATATTCCACGCGACTCGCTAACAGCTCTGCTATGTTACGCACTAAAAACagttctcgatcaatatatatttacttataacataacataGTTAAGTTCTATcgcttaactacttatatacactttaattttaattaagttccgttagcaacttcgcggacattcaatattaattttatcgtgaatccataatgaatatcatagactAATTataatctcgaccaatgatatcgcttaAATTCAAGACCGAAGCTGTTTGTTGTTTTGTCTTTTACTCCTGTtgttggaatagactatagatatataataataataataataatatcctgggacattattcacacacggccgtctgatcccaaactaagcagagcttgtactatggaaaccagataactgaaatactacatatactacttttcttttgtaaatacacttatatagaaaattatacttagactcaggacaaacagagatgttcatgcacacaaatgtctgtcctaggtgggaatcgaacccataacgtTCGGCGTGAactctaccaaccatgccaaccggcccgtcaaatgtAAAAATGATTACTACTCTGCTTCTAACGAAATGTGTAGCGttgagttatattttaataaccttctaatataaatacagaATCGTTACTCGGGTAATGAAACAGCAAGCATCGTTCTATCaactaataatgatttattttccaGGCACATAGGCCCCGGAACAGCTCTGGTGCCATGCAGGTTCGCAGTATTCGAACAGGGCACTATATGGGAGGATGAGCTCGGCAAGAACCCCTGGCTGACCAAGGAGGTAAACACTTCACTATTATTACTCATTCAATTATATGCACGCacgatagtatttttttttcttctaatgaTAAATGTTTCTGCTCAAAAGTTATTTACAGGTGTtaccatatataaaaaactaaatatatatataaataccgtTTCAGCAATTGGTGGTGAAGCCCGATCAGCTGATCAAGCGTCGTGGTAAGCTCGGTCTGGTCGGTGTAAACAAAACGGCCGCGGAGGTGAGGCGTTGGCTCTCCGACCACAGCGGCAAGGAACAGGCAGTTGGTGCGGCTTCCGGGAAACTGAGGCGTTTCGTCGTCGAACCCTTCGTTAAACATGAGCCGGTGAGTGCATTGGAACACTTGAATCTAAACAGAGATTGTACGATCAAATCTAGGCCAGTACCAAAATTCTCATATGCTTTATTCGTGTTTATATGTTTTGgctaggtagggctttgtgcaaggccatctgggtaggtaccagtcacccatcaaatattctaccgccatagagcaatacttagtattgtcttccgatttgaagtgtgagtgagccagtgtaactacagatatTAGTGATATACGCCATTATACAAATAGAGTTGTTTACGCCGTAGTACTATTGAgggattaaattttaaatgtaacaaagaAGTGCTTTCCACTGTTCATATAACTAAAATTCGTTTGATCACTCCAGGACAATTACTTCTTCCACACCGAACACTTCGAACCGGTCTtaacttagatttttttataatcttgtaaaacgaCGATGCATGCATGCTCGCAAGGGTTTACTCGGGCTTTTCTTAACTTTtcacttaatattatacaattatcatAACAaagtgcttataaaaaaaactataaattagttttgttttatcatatatatatatttttttttcagagcgAGGAAATGTACCTGTGCATCCAGTCGGGGCGTCGCTCCGACACCATCTTGTTCCACCATCAGGGAGGAGTCGACGTGGGGGATGTGGACGCGCTCGCCATCAGACTTGACGTAAGTATCAAACGCACGCACGCACCACACACGCACGGGCTACACACGCACGCACCACACACGCACACACCACACCCGTACGCACCACACACGCGCGCACCACACACGCACGCACCACACACGCACGCACCATTCACGCACGCACCACACACGCACGTACCAAACAAGCACGCATCACACACGCACGCATCACACACGCACGTACCAAACACGCACGTCCACGCAGAGTCACATAAAGCCGTGTGCTACATATATACGTAATGACACAATCCGAGATCCTGGGCTCTGAgcgagtttttctgtcaaggaCTTCTATAGCAGTCACTGCTACCCTCGCCCAAACATTCGATACCGCTCAGGGAGATATGGTCATTGATCATATACCTATATTATACACCATTCAAATTGATGTatcacttatataatttttttttaatatttttacaaactcTCATTTTCAACACCACTTGTTTAgtatatagtaaaattttacaatagtattttatattatttccaatGGAATTTGTAGAATTGGAATTTGTAGCTTCAATGACATACCATGCAATTATTCGGTTACACGGCGTTGGCAACATAAGTCCCTATGAACTCCTTAACTCCTCCGTGTTGCCTGAGCGTGGTGGATTCGTCTTGACAAGTACCATAGACCTAGATGGTGTTCAGGGTTTTGCGTTCTCTTAATCTACTCAACAGAACATCTTCTTATTTGgggtattttctttaaatatatggtctaattataattatatgtttattattatttaaataaatttatatatataagcgtttGATCTTCAGAACATTTATAATGTTCAgtaataggcaaagacaaaacagttctcTCCGTACGTTTGTCAAtagttatgtttttgtttttttttttctgtagatATTAACGagcttaagtattataattaaataatgttcaaATGTAGCAAATTAATAGATGGTTTctcgtattttttaattttcgaatttcgaacacTATCGTAACTGTACGTCAGTAATAGCTTTAAAACGGATACATGTTGCAGGTGCCGGTGGACACGTTCCCGTCCGGTGAAGAAATTGACCGCGTTCTGTTGAAGAACGTTAAATCGACGACCGCAAAACGGTGTGTATAACGTATAACGGCTTAGTATTATTAACCACTATGATCAAAGACaagggcgagcaccactgaatattcatgtgcttaatttgtgtttataatcaaactcgtgcttgacgttgaaggcaaacatcgtgaggaaacctgcatgtgtctaatttcattgaaattctgccacacgtattctaccaacccgcattggagcagcgtggtggaataagctccaaaccttctcctcaaagtggagaggaggccttagcccagcagtgggaaattaacaggctgttactgatcaAAGACAAATAGaaaactttgaccttgaattgtcgcgatatcattggtcgagatctacaATAgtctgtaatattatttatggtttCGTAAAATGGCGTTTTAAATGTCAAGGTTGTTGCGCACTTTGGAAGTAAATTTAAAGTGGACATAAATAGTTAAGTTGtatagtgttgtgttataagTAAAGATTTGATCGAGAACTGTTTTTAGTGCATAACATAGCAGAGCTGTTAGCGAATCGCATGAAATATGTACATGGAGGTTTGTTTGTCATGACTCCCGCTATTGGGAGATTCCCGCGATTCAGTTATGAGACAGATTcaatcagcgccatctattgctACCGATTCGTAAAATACTCAATGTACGAGTATAGTTATTttagtagccgagatggcctagtggtaagaacgcgtgaatcttaaccgatgatcgtgggttcaaacccgggcaagcaccactgaattttcatgtgcttaatttgtgattataattcatctcgtgcttgacggtgaaggaaaacatcgtgaggaaacctgcatatgtctaatttcactgaaattctgccacatgtgtattccaccaacccgcattggagcagcgtggtggaataagctccaaaccttctcctcaaaaagaggtgcggaggcctttagcccagcagtgggacattcacaggctgttacggacgagTATAGTTGTTATACCAAAATAATTTTGAGGGATCTAatggtaaaagaaaaaaaagtaaggTCTTTCCGCtgcttatacaattaaaatccaTTTAATCGTTAAAGGACAATCACtttcacattatatataacCAGTCGCGAATCTAgatagcgcgattcagaaatgtgacagattcaatcaacgccatctatcgctaccgagGTGTAACATACGCCCTAATACACAAAAAGAACAGCCAGAAAATGTGCTACTGCTAAGCGAATGTTACTTTTCATTTCGTCGGTTTGAAGTTTACACCACAGTGCTGGTCCAATACGGTTTGGCGGTCACACATTTAGAAGATTTATCCCAACagatgcaagtttcctcacaataTTTGCAAGAGAATGATATgaacaatcttcggttaagtttcacgttcCATTGAGCCATTTCGACTAGTGAGTCTTAAACCTATTCTTATTTGTTTCAGGATTTTGACAACATTCATTCTATCCTTGTACCGGGTGTTCGTCGATCTATACTTTACGTACATGGAGATAAATCCaatagtggtcaccaacgagcGTGTGTACTTGCTCGACTTGGCCGCCAAGCTGGACCAGACGGCGGACTTCATCTGCGCCAAGAACTGGGGCGAGATCACCTTCCCGCCGCCCTTCGGCCGCGACGCGTATCCCGAAGAAGCCCACATCGCGGACTTGGATGCCAAGAGTGGGGCCAGTCTTAAGGTATGAGACATACGATTACTTGGTACTCACCAACCCCTACCGTGTAGGTGTTGTGTTGTGTTTGAACCAGTGTAAatacatgggacataacatcttagctctcaAGTTCATTGTTTATATCTCTTAtagagccaatgtctatgagcggtggtgaccacttaacatcaaatgtatattaaaaatacaacttaACAATGACATCAAGTGCACTGAAATTACTTTCtagttgtatgtattatttaagctataaaaaacgtttttaaatgcACGTATTAATGGTCGCACCGCTGTCGGCAGCTGACGGTGCTGAACAAGGCGGGGCGCGTGTGGACGATGgtggcgggcggcggcgcgtcGGTGGTGTACACGGACACCGTGTGCGCGCTGGGCGCGTCCGCCGAGCTCGCCAACTACGGGGAGTACTCCGGCGCGCCCACCGAGAGCCAGACCGCCGACTACGCGAAGACCATCTTCAGCCTCATGTGCCGCGACAGGCATCCCAAGGGGAAGGTATACGACTCATgttcatattttcttatttcaattTCTTCTGATATCTTATCTATCGTCCCATTCCGGGAGTCGAACTCTGATACAATTAACGTATAATAACAGTTTACAGCCTATTCCAAACAGgaggagtaaaaataaacaaactacgTTGACAttgaattaatgttatataattggtCGAGTTCTTGAATATATTGAATGTCGAAGAAGTTTTTATCGGAACTTCGGATATaaaattaccgtaacagcctgtgaatgtcccactgctgggctaaaggcctcctctcctcttttttttgaggagaaggtttttggagcttattccaccacgctgctccaatgcgggttggtagaattcacatgtggcagaatttcagtgaaattagacacatgcaggtttcctcacgatgttttccttcaccgtaaagcacgagatgaataatataatcacaaattaagcacatgaaaattcagtggtgcttgcccgggtttgaacctatgatcatcggttaagattcacgcgttcttaccacgtCCATCTCGGCttggatataaaattaaattgaagaataattttgtatttttactagtattataaatgctaaaatatGTCTGTAACGCTTTCATAGCTAAACCATTGaacggattttgatgaaattgatATGAAACAAGTCTAAACTCCAAGGAAGGACATGTCCTTTTTATCTCCAAACAAAGACACGAATGGGCTTGGTTGCTATGCCTGAAATCAATccaaactaaattatttatatgtaaatattgctGATACAATTGTAACATACTTCATACGTATTTCCAATGTGTGTGGTAGGTGCTGATCATCGGCGGTGGTATAGCGAACTTCACAAACGTCGCTGACACCTTCCGTGGTATCATCACGGCGATCGAGACTTACAAGGACGCTCTGCTGCAGTACAACGTGACCATATTCGTAAGAAGAGGTGGTCCCAACTACCAGGAAGGGCTCAGGTGACTTAAATCTCTctggttttttatattaaaaagcagACTGGCAACTGATCGTAAATGGTCTCCACCGCCCATAACACCAACCAtctctcacatcgccaatgcgccaccgaccttgggaactaagatgttatgtccgttgtgcctgtaattacactggctcactcacccttcaaactggacacaataatattaattctgcTATTTCGCGGTTGAATAATGGCGTGAAGAGTGGGTGACATCTACCCATAATTTCTACCAGGCAACTTAATGGCATAGAAATTTTCctacataaacaaattaataacaatatatttttgatttcgactcgttattattattaaactaaaatatttttttttacacacgtttgataaaaaaaaggttttaagttttacaatttatttgtctccgaataaaaaatgtaacgcGAATGTTTCCAGGCAAATGCGTGAAGTCGGTCACCGGCTCCGTATCCCCATGTACGTGTTCGGCCCCGAGAGCAACATGACGGCCATCGTGCGTCTCGCGCTCGGACACGCACCCATCCCGCCCGACCACCAGCTCGACTACGCGCCCAAGCAGCTACCCAAGCCGGAGCCGCCGGTGAGCACGCACTTACACACACGCGCACGCACGCCCCCACATGCACACACATTCAACATTCGTATATTTCATTGGAATTGTAACTAATTTCATGTCATCCGCCACAGCCGCCGAGCAAGGTGGACCTGCCCGTGGTGACGGACTCGTTGCTGGACTTGGCGTGCGCGTCGGCACCCACCCGGCTGGACCTGGGTCAGCAGCTGTCCACCGCACGAGCGCTCTTCAGTGACCGCACGAAGGCCATCGTATGGGGTATGCAGAACCGTGCCATACAGGTaattatacacatacatttatTGAATGGGGAAAGTAACTGCTGAACTTCTTGGTctacataaaaagtttttattataataaataaaaataaaatactatatatttgtaaaaaatatttgcgcTACGCACACCAGTAAAACTCCCAGTTGGGATGACTTTTTCCGGCATTATCATATTTCTTTCGACCAACCAActaaccactgaaccgaatttgatgaaatttggtacgaagCAAAGCCTCCTTcctaccccccccccccccctaacaAGGCGAATACTAGACAATAGTATTATATAGTTGCTAATtggtaaaaagccgagatggcctagtggtaagaacgcgtgaatcttaaccgatgatcgtaggttcaaacccgggcaagcaccactgaattttcatgtgcttaatttgtgattataattcatctcgtgcttgacggtgaaggaaaacatcgtgaggaaacctgcatgtgtctaatttcactgaaattctgccacatgtgtattccaccaacccgcattggagcagcgtggtggaataagctccaaaccttctcctcaaaaaaaagaggtgcgggaggcctttagcccagcagtgggacattcacaggctgttacggttacggtaattgGTATATGTAACGTTTTCAGGGTATGCTGGATTTCGACTACATCTGCCGTCGCTCGGAGCCGTCCGTGGTGGCCATCGTGTACCCCTTCACGGCTGACCACAAGCAGAAATACTACTTCGGGAACAAGGAGGTCTTCATTCCAGGTGAGCTTATTTActtctatttgtatttaatactttattacacaatttatactgatattataaacgcgaaagtaactCGGCcgactgttacgctttcacggtaagaatactgaaccgattttgataaaatttggtatgaagtaaatgctagttttaaattttcatcacCCACCCATTATATAGTATactgctaagcagcaatactcaatattgttgtgttatggCTTGAAGCGAAAGTGAGCCAGAGCAACTAGAGGGACGAAGAACATTACTTCGTTCCCAAGgcgcacattggtgatgtaaggtataattcatatttcttacagcgctgaTGGTTatcggcggtggtgaccacctgCTATTAAACAGCCCACTTGCCAATCTACACAATACAATAAGAGCTACAcatgacatattttaaattgcgCAGTGTTCAGCGATATGGACGTGGCGATGCGCAAGCACCAGGAGGCGACCGTGCTCGTCAACTTCGCGTCGCTGCGCTCCGCCTACGACAGCACCATGCAGGTACGAACATTACTCGCAGGGTCTAATGTATCCACAAAAGGGGCCTCCATAAtactaatctaaaataaaacacatttatataccgagaaacagcaattcttagtatagttgtgttccggtttgaaggctaaGTTAACCAGTGTAACTAGAGACAACTGCATTGACGataaaggatggttaatattaatgtctatgggttgtGACCACTCAAGTGGTCGTTTTGCCAGTGTaccttcctaaaataaatattaacacgtTACGTTTACCTTTCAGGCGATGCAACACCCTCAGATCAACACGATCGTTATCATCGCGGAGGGCATCCCTGAGAACATGACGCGGAAGATTGTCAAGTTGGCTGATGCGAGAGGGGTcagtatacaaattaattattaaatattccaatatcagtaaaaataaatgaccatattatatattcactaaaaacagttctcgattaatatatctttatttataacaatttgattatatacacttataattttacttccaaagcgCTACatataacaacttcgccgacatttaaAACGCCATTTTATGAAACCGtaattaatatctattaaaGGCGGCCAATGATGTCGCGTCGTTTCAAGCTCAtagatgtttatttatctttactacaCCTTCcatgcgaaataaaaaaaaaaacgtattgacGCCCAGGTGAACATCATCGGGCCGGCAACGGTCGGTGGCATCAAGCCGGGCTGTTTCAAGATCGGAAACACGGCCGGCATGATCGACAACATCGTCGACAGCAAGCTCTACCGTCCTGGCAGGTACATACCACTCAGTAggaatttaatatttcagtgACCTTCCATTTTGGATGCAGATTGATGGTCATAAAAGCAGAGGTCTCAGTCCAACAGTGGGATAGTTACAGGCTTTACGTTCCTTTTAGTAACTTTACATTCGAAACCGTTGTTAACTTtactaaagtatattttgatatttttacagCGTCGCGTACGTATCCCGTTCGGGAGGTATGAGTAACGAGCTGAACAACATACTGTCGAAGGAAGCTGACGGCGTGTACGAGGGTGTCGCCATCGGTGGTGACCGCTACCCCGGCACTACATTCATCGACCACTTGCTCAGGTACTACCACGAACCActgcattatttatatacttatataatctaAAACGAAGCCATAAATAGCTTCGTACGCTTCATACGTAAGGGCCATTTCGCGAATTTTTTTTGGTCatagtaaaatacatataattacaaatcgctagtttattataataataaaaaaaaattattctaatatatcAAGTATCATATGTGTAATAATTCGTTCCCAATAAGATACGAAGCGGACCCGAACGTGAAGATGATGGTGCTGCTGGGAGAGGTGGGTGGAGTGGAGGAGTACCACGTGTGTCGTGCCATCCGCGACGGTCGCCTCACCAAGCCGCTAGTCGCCTGGTGCATCGGGACCTGCtctggtaataataataatatcctgggacatttttcacacacggccatctgatcccaaattaagcttgtacaaagcttgtactatggaaaccagacaactgatatactacatatactacttttcttttgtaaatacatacttatacagataataacacccagactcaggacaaacagacatgttcatgcacacaaatgtctgtcctgggtgggaatcgaacccacaaccttcggcgtgaaaggcaagtgtctaccaaccacgccaaccggctcgtcaaatgtaTATATGTCTGGTATGTAAATATGTCTGGTATGTACATACTTCATACTTGCCatcctattccaaccacaagatgagtgtaaagacaaataaacaacttgatAGAAGCCAGCAGAGCTGTTAGCAAAtcgtatggaatatgtaaatctaagatttgtttttaattactccTTCGATTAGAAAACAACATGAAGTGTTTCTAGAAATAgtattgtaacattttataatttttttttttatagaataggaaggcggacgagcatatgggccacctgatggtaagtggtcaccaacgctcttagacattggcattgtaagaaatgtcaaccatcgcttacatatccaatgcgccaccaaccttgggaactaagattttatgtcccttgtgcctgtaattacactggctcactcacccttcaaaccggaacacaacaataccaagtactgctgttttgcggtagaatatctgatgagattAGAACCACACACCCACAGTACCCGCAGTACCCACCCAAGTATCCAAGTATAACTTTGCATTGCTGTGAATGTTACATGGTTTGCTATAAAAATACGGAAACTGGGCAAACGCGAGCCGGAGGcgcttgtataattttttttaaacagcaatacttaatagtggcgagtgagccagtgtaacttcaggcacaagtgtcataacatcttcgtttccaaggtcGGTGTTGAATAGATAATTCTTACAtccccaatgtctatgggcgattgTGGTGACCTcacatcaggtggaccatttgcCTTACCAATCTATATCTATTTAGCCCCAAAATGAATTACTTTACTATGAGACACTTATAATGTTGCGCCCGTCACAGACATGTTCACGTCGGAGGTGCAGTTCGGCCACGCGGGCTCGCTGGCGGGCTCGGCGCTGGAGAAGGCGGCCGCCAAGAACATGGCGCTGCGGCAGTACGGCGTCGAGGTGCCCGACTC
This genomic window contains:
- the LOC126779448 gene encoding ATP-citrate synthase, with the translated sequence MSSKAIYEAAGKDLINRHIGPGTALVPCRFAVFEQGTIWEDELGKNPWLTKEQLVVKPDQLIKRRGKLGLVGVNKTAAEVRRWLSDHSGKEQAVGAASGKLRRFVVEPFVKHEPSEEMYLCIQSGRRSDTILFHHQGGVDVGDVDALAIRLDVPVDTFPSGEEIDRVLLKNVKSTTAKRILTTFILSLYRVFVDLYFTYMEINPIVVTNERVYLLDLAAKLDQTADFICAKNWGEITFPPPFGRDAYPEEAHIADLDAKSGASLKLTVLNKAGRVWTMVAGGGASVVYTDTVCALGASAELANYGEYSGAPTESQTADYAKTIFSLMCRDRHPKGKVLIIGGGIANFTNVADTFRGIITAIETYKDALLQYNVTIFVRRGGPNYQEGLRQMREVGHRLRIPMYVFGPESNMTAIVRLALGHAPIPPDHQLDYAPKQLPKPEPPPPSKVDLPVVTDSLLDLACASAPTRLDLGQQLSTARALFSDRTKAIVWGMQNRAIQGMLDFDYICRRSEPSVVAIVYPFTADHKQKYYFGNKEVFIPVFSDMDVAMRKHQEATVLVNFASLRSAYDSTMQAMQHPQINTIVIIAEGIPENMTRKIVKLADARGVNIIGPATVGGIKPGCFKIGNTAGMIDNIVDSKLYRPGSVAYVSRSGGMSNELNNILSKEADGVYEGVAIGGDRYPGTTFIDHLLRYEADPNVKMMVLLGEVGGVEEYHVCRAIRDGRLTKPLVAWCIGTCSDMFTSEVQFGHAGSLAGSALEKAAAKNMALRQYGVEVPDSFDTLGAAVNKVYKRLVSEGKIIVKEEVEPPKVPMDYDWARKLGIIRKPAAFISTICDERGQELSYCGVPISAVLERQLGVGGTISLLWFQRELPDWASKFFELVLIVTADHGPAVSGAHNTMVTARAGKDLISSVVSGLLTIGDRFGGALDRAALDFCAAYDRGQHPQEFVNEKRAKGELIMGIGHRVKSINNPDSRVRELKAYVTSRWPAWPVTRYALDVEAITTRKKPNLILNVDGIVAAAMVDLFRHCQLFTQEEGNNYIAMGSINALFVLGRTIGLVGHYLDQKRLKQPLYRHPWDDITYMSPLN